The Haematobia irritans isolate KBUSLIRL chromosome 1, ASM5000362v1, whole genome shotgun sequence DNA segment TCTTACAGTGGTATGATATTGCAAAAAGTCTGCAATTTAATCAACGTGTAAAGATAACGCTTTGAATAGAGCTGCGATATGGAAATGACGATGTACATCAAATCTTAGGTCAAAaatctaattattttttaaataattttgaaattatcttttttaataattttgtaattaattttataatttattattattttaaataaattcaaataaataatcGGCTGAATaagtcaacaaaaaaaaaataaaaataaaaaaaaattgatattaccCGATGTTTACGAACATCTAAAaccattacatttttatatgaacttcACAATGAGCGATAGTCCCATCCGCTGGCGTCATAAAGACAGCtgatttaaattattactgtaATTTCTCCCTGCCAACAGTACTCTGCAAACACATAAGCAATCCAACCAACTTAATTTGCCAGAGAGAATTGTGATCCATCACACAGGGGTTAAAATTATTAACTCAACTAATAAGGGTTTCcgcttgaaaatcactttattctctcgttttcattttttttttaataattaaaatataaacgaaaacaaaatttattcctcccagaaaaaaaatggaataaaaaagaaaacataataCCGGCCTATTGGTGTACCCTGAGCATAACCACTACACTCAATTGCACATACGATTGGCTCAAATTTCTTTGGGAGGACAAGACATGTCATACAAATCATACAATTTCCATCCAAAACAAAGAACTGATTGTATTGTgcataattataatttattttatagaaaattaatagagATTTTCGATGAGCAGACAAATAACACGAGTAGTGTCCAGAAttataaaaactgtttttttagggtgtaacaTATTGAATGATTTGGCACAAAAAGGTTGGCAGTAGTTACATATACTGCCATACCATGTAACTAATAtgaattggaaaataaattggATATTTTACAAACAACCGCACGACTTCGGCAAAACCCGAATATCATAGTTTCCACTTCAACCTCGATTTCGAATGAAAttctaattaatataaaatgtcATACATTTTGAGTCAAATAAAACACGTTAAAGCCAATACGAATCAATTGAATAAACTTATTAAAACTAATAATCAGTCGAGTCTTTCCGTTAAAGTTTAATGTCTTTCCAGCAAAGCAAAGTGTGCTCAATTAAACCGTAAACATTcttgattttataaaaatctttaaattaatgatGTTTACTTTTCCACTTACATTTTGTCATTGAAATGTAACAACCGCAAAAAGTCCCGACGTTTTAAGGGGaaggaaaaaattcaaaaatgccACCAAGGTCAATTTGAATTCAAAACAATTTGTATACAGTTTATCGAAGAAATTAATATTGTAAAAGTGTGTTTAAACTTCACTTTAACAtatgtaaaggtgggtattcagttcgagtttagccgctaaaatagtcattttttcacgattacttctctttaataatccatttaaaggaatacaaacttgatGGATATTCCTCATCAAGTTAtatggatattccccatcaagttataatgaaatctgcaacaactatgtataattttatgacttttttttactgctttagttttcattttagtgaaaattagccgctaaacttgaacttaatactcaccttaagggtaaaaaccttgaaaaataggatttattttgaaaatgttttactttgatgtcgtttttttaaagagaatctgGGAGGATGAAAAGTGAAGCATTATGTCGCGTCTAGTTTAAAGAAGTAAGCCCAAAATTAAACTGGTTTTCGAAGCGACTTGCAAACATTGCACCCAccttaatttcataaaaattaaactttatttaattttagtattgTAATCTccttattctttttgatttgattACATCCATTCATGTTAATAGAATAGaatgaaaaatattatgaatGAGCCCCAAAATACCCAACGTAAAATGGAAAAGCAAGTTTAATTATTATGAGCCCTACGCATgcgtatatgtaaatttattttagtatagcgatttctttaaatgtttgtatttatactattaaaatttttttcattactttattcaataaaatattcaaatcgcatatttttttcacagaatggatttattttaaatttttgtttcctttCGTTTAGTTGTTCTTTTattattccttttttatatttgaatacacgttatttttcaattattttattattttgcattttttttaataaaaatttagatccTAAATTCTAAGGTTTTGTGtttacaaatatttacaaaacaccgaaaaaggaaaaaaataaaatatgcacaaacttaattttatagaaaaaccgaaaaataaggctaaaatgaaattaaaaaaaagtgtaaataaaaatattgtatctatatgtatatattatgtATATTCACCAATATAAATAAACATAGTTAAAAACGCAAATTACGTAAGTTATatgcatgtatgtatgtagtgtatctatgtatatgtatatatatgtttgccattttctatgaaaaagtacaaaataaattattttaacgcTTTCTGATGCCATATATAGCACCAACATGAAGTCATATCGATGAAacttgaaatttataaatttgaagGAAGCCTATTCATACAGAACAAAGAACAAGGTAACTAAAAACTTACAtatttaaaatcaataaaactgagaagaaacactttttttaataattaacttAGAATGggatttctaaacaaaaaaagaaaaatataaagcaGTATTGataataaactaaaaatatttttttttgtaatctaaTTGTTTCATTTATATCATCGATAGTTTCCCTTTAGTAAACAatataaatttccaaaataaagACTTTTGAAGcatatgagagagagagagagaaggacATGAAGCCCAAAGTTATTGGAGGTTTGCAAATTGCTGTTGCTCGAATGGAAATgcgattttgttttgtaaaaatgaaattcaaatTCATTAAATGTGCTTAGATGTATTCTTTCTGTTTCTTCCATTATAATGTAGTCctacatttttgtttcaaaaaacttTGTATAAATATACTACTTGCCTGTAGCACAATAAGTGTTATTGGTTAAAGGGAGAGTTTTGTGATATATATATTGATGTCTCATGTGCCTGTACACTGTTATTCCCTTTTGCTTTCTTCTCTTCTAagttcgaagaaaaaaaaaacaaaagatttcTTAGTTGATCTGTTGTTTTGCTTCTGTAATAAGTGCTAACAGCGAGTCCAACTTCAAATCTTTAAATCGTGCGAAATGATTCATTATTGGTTGTATAGAGTCCGATTCAATGGCAGCACAAATCGTTTGATTTTGTATGGTGCGATTTAATGAAGTTGCTACTTGATCAAGAAATTGGCGCCAACTATTTTTATTCTGTTCTGTTAGAGTAGCGTCATCATTTTTATCGTATATATTTTCTGCTTGCAATATTAAACAAACAAGTGATGATATTCCAAACTATTTGATATAAAGGAAGTAAAAAGATATTAAAGCATTAGAACtcaaattatataatatatgCAGCATatctattttatatatatttttatattcaaacaatttgaccctataccaaatatttgacaaaattttttaatattgatatttttaaagaataacAACTCACACACCATAGGTTGTTAGTCTTTTCTAGATCGTGCtactttcaaatttcaaattgttgaaaaaaaatttaaaacaaatgatGGATAATACTTACTTTGCTACAAAATACCCCATTTGACTTTTTGTCATTTAAAGTGATGGCTGATGAAATTTTTACGATAGTTTCGAAATTGGCCGATTTAATTTGCTTATTAAACTCCGGGTAGAGTGAGTACAGTATTCCTTCACTATCCTCGCGATCCTTTTTATATACATTCTGAAGAGAATGAAAAACTCCTATCCATACATTCCAACGTGCATCGTGATCTTCAATGTAAGGCATAATGCGACGTATCAAAACCTTAGCaggaaaataaatgaaattttgtcaataattcaattacaacaaaaaaattgtacataCTTTGCCTTTTCGAACATTCATCATGGCCACAACTTTATCATGCTGTAGACCAGCAACAACTTTTTCAACTAGTGcttcttttgtttcaatttcataattaaattttgttctgaGTGATGGATTTGTAGCGGTGTCTGCTGCTCGTTCTTCAGGTGTTTTATTGGCATTCTCTAATTGTTCCATAGCCGCAATGCGTTCACTTTCTTTCttctttttcattaaaattgtggcTATAGCATTGGGATTGTTCAGATCGTCCAACTTTAGAAGGACACGGTATAAAGTCTCAATATGTAATAGGATATAACGTGATTTTCGCTGGGTAGTGGATGAACTGAGATCATTGATGCCGCCACCAGCCGCATTAGGAATTTGCGACAATGTTGGCGTCTCTGACCTTTTTGAGCCAGCCGCTCCCCCATTATTGGCCACAGACGTAGTTGATGATCCCACATTAGCATTGATGGCATTTTCACCATTGCCCACAGCATTTGCAGAAGATGATTCATTGCCCATTATCTCTGCATCGATAATTTTGCGAGGAGCAGTTACACTGCCATATTGCAATTTTCCtaatgaattttcaaattttaatggcGTAAAAACGTACATGGGCAATTTCAAGTCCTGGTTATTGTTGTGATTTTCCGAATTGCGGCGCTCACGTTGTTGACCATTGCGAGTGCCATTTTTATTGCCCAACTGAACTAGAATAAGCTGGGCATGACCCTTAGGCTGAGTTAAGGGGTGATTGAGCTGGTTGTCCTTGTGAGCTTGGCTATGACGCAGACTACCATTCTGTGCCACTTTGCGTTCTTTATAAACAGTATAATAGTAATCGTCGATATATGGTGTATCCGTATTCAATTGCGACAATTGTATGCCAATCAGCCAATGTTTATCACGTGTACTCATAAGATTTGCATACTCGTCATATTCTTCATTGGGTAAATTTCCATTTCCTGTACCATCACGACGCATGTTATGATTTAACTTTTGATTAATACCGCCGCCACCTCCCATATTGGCTCGTTGATGCATATGCTGCTGATGTTGTTGCATATTCATAAGAGTGTTTTGACCTCCTGGATTCTGATGCATCTGTTGAGCCTGTCGAGCGGAATTTTGTAGCAATGGATGATTTTGTTGAATTTCCTGCACCAAACGCATATTGAACATATTAAAAGAGGAGTTTGATGAACTCTGATTATTTAGTAGCATTAAAGGATTAGGATGTCCCGGTATTCGATTTGCTGCTGCTGCTTGTTGTTGTTGGGCCAAAAGTGTAGCTGGATGTATACCAGCAGCAACTGCCGCTGCACGCATTGCATTAAAATTCGGATGCATTGCAAAATTATTGAGAGCGACTGGTAGGTGCGGATTCGGCAGTGGACGTTGATTGGGAAAATTATTTGGCATACCATGTTGATTTAGTAATGGATGTGGTGGCAACTGTGGATGTGGCCCAGCTGGGGGAAAAAAGAAACGGTTTCCACTTGCGTTTAGCGatccttgttgttgttgttgctgctgctgcaatAAATTACCCAATGGATGTTGTGCCAAGTTATTTGCGAAATTACTAGAGGGTCTTGGTGGCGACTGGTGTTGAGCTTGATTGGGAAAGCCAGAAGAacctgaaataaaacattattatTGCGGATTTCGCGAGTAACATTATACACACACAAATACAAGCAACAttaattattttgtataaaatcatAGACAAACATTTAGTTGATTATTTGGGAAGTTTTATGTAGAGAAGGAGAAAACTGATAAGACTGATAAAAGATGTCTCCATTTCTAGACTGAAACCTTATACATCTTGCCAGTGGATTTGACTCTTTCGTTTGTCTAAGATGTGTTCAGAATAGAGTTTGATGCGGCTTAGTCTCCCCGTGAAAGTGCTCTAATGAAGGTGAATACTTCCCAATCCGTCGGAGAGTGATCACATAGCTATACTCTACCGAATTATTATAACGATTTGAAGGTGAGTACTTCCCAATCCGTCGGAGAGTGATCACATAGCTATACTCTACCGAATTATTATGATTTGAAGGTGAGTTGAGGATAAAAAcgcccatttttttttcatcgcaccggagccaccgtggtgaacaccaaaaatattttatcgatggattatcccccactgagtaatgctggtgacaattctgagtatttcaaagcttctctaagtggtttcacagcaatgtgaaaCGCAGTTCGAACTCCAgtataaaaattgaactaaacttgaaattgggcagcactaagtgataagagtgcagttcaccactgtggtaataCAATAAACCGGTAATATTAGgcagccactatacctaacctaacgcaCCGACCCATAACTCGAACCTCTCTGCCATCTACTTATTAGGCTCAGTATGACTCATTTTTGTGTCCAAACTTGACGGGCTCGAAAAAACATATTTCAGACAGGTTGGAACACTGTTTGGCCATCGAGTTAACAGCGGTAAACGTTTGTAGAATTTTGCTTATTCCATTATGCATAGATGACCTAGGAGAAGATGTGTAATTTACATGTTAACATGGACAAGTCggaaataataatatttcgcAAAGGGGAATGTGTGACGTTATAAAAGGAAAACCAAAGAAGTATTCTCATTCTCACATGTCCTTcggaaaatataaaatgataaaaatgttaaacaCTACCTGGGCTAACCAAGTTGCCAATAAGTTTGACTTCACCCGTTTTTGGAGCAATGCAGTCTTACGTAGCTCAGGTTTGGGAATTTTCCTGTTTGGAAAATGCCGACAAAATTgagtgttaattaaaaaaagatatcAAGCTTTGCACTATGTACTTGAACACATTTCCTTATATACATTAGGCCTTCActtggaatgcattaaaaaagtcATATTTGAATATGACGAACTATGTATTACACAAAATCTAAGTTGATCTTGGCAGACAGTAGATAGAAACGAGTAAAAAGTTCTTATATACTATCTTGATCAAAAAtcgcaaaaatattcatataagttTATTGTCGAGGAGAAAACTGTTTCATTTCCTTAGCCCTACTTTATGAGAGTTTAGGATTCGTTACTCCCAATGGCAGTCACAAATAGAAGACATTTTGGACGGCGTAGCTGATGGTTGGtgaactaaatattttttaaaataccgACAATTTCTTGTAAACtagtacaattttacaaaacaaaacccatgtacaaaaaaagtttaagaaatcttcaagcctacttttgccatataaattcattcgataaactgCTTATAAATTGTTTTGAATATGGGCATCAGTGTTTACAATAAACctgaaagtttgtaaaaatttgtttgacaaACAGTAGCGATTgacgtttttattaaaattaatgtaTTTTTTAATACATGATTAGTAATActtaaatctttaaaataaagaaactacaaccaattccaataaaaaataaaaatatatagtcTATAgactttttaccaaaaaaaacggCACTTACCTTTTTGttgcattttattatttaactgttgttgttgttgtgctaatatttgttgttgctgatgttgttgctgttgcattGGTGTTGGTGTTTTCGAGGCATGTTTAAGCGCCTCATTAAGTAATCGTTGTTGTTGGCCTACGGCGTCCATTCCTTGAGTGTTACGTTCTGTTTGTTGTTGGTGAGGCTGaatttgttgttgctgctgttgctcTGGTTTTGATGAAGTCTGTTGCATTATCAAATTTCTCTCAATATCTTCCAGAGTACAAATCTTAGGAGGTCCACTTTGTGGTTGATTTGGTTGCATCTGAGAAAGATGTGGCATACCCAGGGGTAAGCCCGATTGATGGGGTGTATTTATAGGTGTATGTCGGTGCGATGCTTGAGAGTTCATCATTTGAAAGTGGCCTTGCTGTTGGTGTGACAATTGCGAACTATGTTGTTGATGAGGGGGCTTGTTGAAaggattatgaaaatgttctcgTAAAAAATCGGCCGGGTTTGGGTGCATACGATTCATTAAATTCATATTCCCAGCGTCATTTTGATTATGATGTTCCCTTGACGGCTGCAATGACCAAACGCTTGGGTCCATTTTGACAGAGTCGCCCAAGAGGCTACCACTATTTTCACATTCACCATAACTACTTATGTCGACGTCGTCCAACTTCATGCCCGATAAATTCAATTCTAAATCGGAATCCGATCTTCGTTGTAAGCGGGATGAATTTTTCATCGATGCCGTGGAGGCACCCTTATAACCTCCACTTGCCAAATGCCCACTACTTTCCAAAGCATCGCCCTCAGCATCAGTATCACCCCCCATGCGGACTAGGTTCTCATGCACCTCTTCCCAATCACCATTTATGGCAGACCCAAAGGTCTCATCATTTAACGCATCATACTCTTCCTCAGAAGGTTCAGCAATTCTTCCTCCGCCATCATCGTCCAactaaaattagacaaaataaaaGTAAACGATAAAGTTGGAAATGGATAACGTGTAAAAGTTGTGTCCCGTATAATTCAATGGAAATTCAGGTTAATGTCCAGACATTTGAAGTTTCATATACATACTGGGGCTTTTAATCGTTATCAATAGTCAAGTTAACATTCTTGCAACAATGCATTTCCCCCTTCTGAAGAAAAATTTCAcatctaaagaaacaaatttattcATATTCATGGCATTACCAAAATAGACCATCGGCGAACAATTCATGTTGCTGCAAACACCTTGAAGTTGATGCCGTGGAACCTCAAAGTAGCGTCCACAAGTACTAACaaaacataccaaattttttcactgctgctttaaggccaaaaacaacaaaacttttacGCAGTAATTTCGGCATAAGCTTACATCGTGCATTCATTATAATATATCTTCCTTGTTCGTGGCACTATTACTTACCGGCATAGAGGTATCAAATCCAAAAAATGAGTTTTCcatctataaaatttgtttattttatgcgaagaaattgaaattgtcaTGACTTGTCACCCAACCACATTCATCACATATGGACttcgctaaaaacgaactacacGTCCGAACAGCATATATAGTGTTGCCAGCCTTTTGAAAATTAACAAAGAAAAGTAGAGAAATAAAGGAAATGAGGGCCTGTTCGAAACCGAATTTCGGTTACCGAAAGTTATAACGATTTACTGCCGCTTTGCGAAACGGGATAAATTTGTATTGGTAGTATTATAATTATATGAATATGTAAATAGCTTATAAAGCTTGAGTTACAAAAAATGCGTTAATCCATGCGTTGATTGAAGGGTCgatttttttcagtttgaagcactcgAACAAAACTGTTGgtttcaaagagaaaattcaacaCTTCAATCAACTgacgcattaacgcatggtatgttatgcgctttacagagtatcagttattccggacggaatgtcggtgtttgtaaagaatcttacagtgtgtcggatcgatacgacttgtcggcgatgactaaataatcggtaaatgtgttatcgatcccataaacatgcagcagtatcgattatgccttcggacttaacttataatttgcacaatatatgggatatgttcgacacgagcactgtcgtccggaccctgccaacattttttgaatttgggggcgcttctgagaatccccagtacgttgaaaacaatcatatacgatatcaaaaactcgtcggaaaagcgccgtcactattgagaagttgtaccacgccaagttactacaaaaaggtttcgcatgagtgcaattattaggtgcacccagagaaatggttggttgtaactcgataattacaatgaggaaattatgtcagtaacttattttttgttacaagaacaatgttttgattattttccccattatacattcaacacgaccataaaaaagttcacaggatcaaaacgaaattcccataaccattcaattggttataataaccaatgccgataaatttggttttatgctgcataaaattgttgagctaaccaccagcatagtTAGACTTAcatcatgggaatcaacaaatgtttggtacaaccaaaagttgagtatgctaatagaatcttagttcaattataggacgggcgtaaggtagttgttgcaacaaataaatatttatatcaacatcgacatggtaaatggtatgacgctacaaaatttgcaaaacggggaacaaCATTCACTtgataatagtccgcaatacattgaataaattttatcccatagaaaagaagttgccttcaggtaagtatcgcaccgatttataaaaaatgaatattacaaaagtttccataaaaattgcaggcttcatacaccaacaaacacaaattcttttacggcaagcgagcttttttattgtattaagaatACAGGAAGAGTCTAAGTCGATCTATATTTATATCTGGAggcttaaggaagaaatttctggcaagtacatattgaattaggttctgtagtttgaccacataattgcaacctaataaccatctgtcattggtatacaaacattacctataaaaaattgtaaattgtaatgtaagttgatctcacatatatgtagatcaaacgcctttgttgttagcaccttttgtatttattttcgtagtttattatgattgtaaatcttgtaataaattaataaaatctcaatataatctgccctttcatttgatattggaatttgattaggataatagtaaagaaaatcgagggcggttgcaccaacaaacaaaacaattaatatgaaattgcgacaaccaatgcaaagttgatccaacatactaccatgtagttacaattgccaaatgttagttgtgctgacagatatcattgatagttgatggaaccacctgcttcggttggcaaataattcggttgaggcaacgaatttgttttctgggtgtgcctttatagatcaatttagaacgacgccaataagagaccctccaaacaatcagaaaaagcaaattttaagatagtggtaaaagaatcattgtggtcgagtaaaacacgtttgtttagatatttaataatttgattaattatttacaaattcctaaaaatataacatttataccactatcacatcacatttaacataattttttgcattaatgatgaggtagagttacaagtagcgagttacatgttgcagcgtctatcagccagtgtttttattcgatggaggcagcgtgtctgtaaaatatttgaaaaacaatcactttattccatttggaaaatcaaaaattgttcaccaatatacctttcacaattttaagcgtaaaatctatgttttcagaactttattttcgtttttatttaaataaaatataacaagatggttgcgcttggcgtttcacaaaaaataaaatggcttttgtaaaagtagtgatggcaaaatacatgtatgaagtacattttgtactttatgaaatgctgccccccatcacagtaggatggttgtagtgacatttacgagtctgtggtagcgatgaagatgaaatggaactttgaaatgctggcaggggaaTAACTGTTAGTCTGTAAAGCGTATAACTCAaccttaatgcgctttacagactatcagttattccggacgacagtgctcgtgtcgaacatatcccatgtaTTGTGcaaattataagttaagtcaatgattaaaccgctatgttcatcgtaattaaaggaagaggaaaaacaattaggtaatatgcggaaaaatttgaagcagaacaaaaagtgaagcagatttttggaagaaggattgacgaagtaaattttgtgaaaatgaagcaaaacacttttattgaagtagtagcggcagcactggtccggaataactgatagagtgtaaagcgcattagcataaaatcaaaaccacTTTGAATTTTTCTGGTTGGGGCGCACAAATCTTCACGTGTAATGCGCcttgcagactataagtttatccggacgtaaTCGATTAGTGTTTTGTCTTTGAGATATCGATATAATAACTATCATCACTTGCAAATTTCTTTACATTAACAATGGCAACTCTAAGCAGCTGATTTTATTTGATTAACGTTAGTTATAATTTAGCCTCCGTATTAAATGAATTaagttcattcgtgagcgtcgtTCGTCAAGCAAGGTTGTGTTTTTTCAAGGCTGAGCTTCACGGAACTTGATCACTGCGGTTTTTCGAAATCAAGAAGATTGTGAAATTCTATCTATTTGGTTTCTCTTTTCTTTTTGatttggaaaagaaaaattgttacCTATTATtggcaaggtgtatttgctgattTTTGTTTATAGGCGGTAAAAATGCCGAATGGGACTGAGGCAAATGTCCCGCCAATTCCACCACCACCGGACATTGGGCGAAGATGCAGATCTAGAAGCCGGAATAAACTAGGAGGAAGAGAGGAAAGTCTGGACAAGCAAGGCACTAAGGTACCGAGATTAGAGGGTCGCCGTGATGTTAAAACATCTGGAGGTTCTCAGGTGAACCAATCGACCATGCTGACTAATTCTAGCCGTGTTTATGAATATGATGCAACAAGCGAAGGCCCCTTTTTAAcgtttttagaaacttttacgtCTGGCAACGAAAGAAAGCCGATTAACACCATGGCTGCGGCTAGATTCCTCAAAACGTTAAATATACCCAATATTCTGGAAATTGTTAAAGTTGGGTATGGAAGAGTGAAAGTTGTCTTC contains these protein-coding regions:
- the Patr-1 gene encoding protein associated with topo II related - 1, whose protein sequence is MENSFFGFDTSMPLDDDGGGRIAEPSEEEYDALNDETFGSAINGDWEEVHENLVRMGGDTDAEGDALESSGHLASGGYKGASTASMKNSSRLQRRSDSDLELNLSGMKLDDVDISSYGECENSGSLLGDSVKMDPSVWSLQPSREHHNQNDAGNMNLMNRMHPNPADFLREHFHNPFNKPPHQQHSSQLSHQQQGHFQMMNSQASHRHTPINTPHQSGLPLGMPHLSQMQPNQPQSGPPKICTLEDIERNLIMQQTSSKPEQQQQQQIQPHQQQTERNTQGMDAVGQQQRLLNEALKHASKTPTPMQQQQHQQQQILAQQQQQLNNKMQQKGSSGFPNQAQHQSPPRPSSNFANNLAQHPLGNLLQQQQQQQQGSLNASGNRFFFPPAGPHPQLPPHPLLNQHGMPNNFPNQRPLPNPHLPVALNNFAMHPNFNAMRAAAVAAGIHPATLLAQQQQAAAANRIPGHPNPLMLLNNQSSSNSSFNMFNMRLVQEIQQNHPLLQNSARQAQQMHQNPGGQNTLMNMQQHQQHMHQRANMGGGGGINQKLNHNMRRDGTGNGNLPNEEYDEYANLMSTRDKHWLIGIQLSQLNTDTPYIDDYYYTVYKERKVAQNGSLRHSQAHKDNQLNHPLTQPKGHAQLILVQLGNKNGTRNGQQRERRNSENHNNNQDLKLPMYVFTPLKFENSLGKLQYGSVTAPRKIIDAEIMGNESSSANAVGNGENAINANVGSSTTSVANNGGAAGSKRSETPTLSQIPNAAGGGINDLSSSTTQRKSRYILLHIETLYRVLLKLDDLNNPNAIATILMKKKKESERIAAMEQLENANKTPEERAADTATNPSLRTKFNYEIETKEALVEKVVAGLQHDKVVAMMNVRKGKVLIRRIMPYIEDHDARWNVWIGVFHSLQNVYKKDREDSEGILYSLYPEFNKQIKSANFETIVKISSAITLNDKKSNGVFCSKFGISSLVCLILQAENIYDKNDDATLTEQNKNSWRQFLDQVATSLNRTIQNQTICAAIESDSIQPIMNHFARFKDLKLDSLLALITEAKQQIN